The Anopheles coluzzii chromosome 2, AcolN3, whole genome shotgun sequence genome window below encodes:
- the LOC120948956 gene encoding uncharacterized protein LOC120948956 isoform X1 — protein MDARIGLEYIIENNDYVNKLGLALDTNNVTVKKQIFELLSTLCAFSANGYKRAIETLEHYKSIKGERYRLHLVVSELDKATAIEYQIALLAFVNCVIISAGSLKDRIRMRNEFIGLNLIPVLNNLRRTASSVPDIASQLEVFDEQQECDVSQSLQVPDGIDLNSHLDVFNAILAQVAGTPQATPFLSILQHLLQIDPKEQISDIVWDTAETLVHRATLLEDKEASARLLRAPSVQKFFTCPHCRGDLSGGPARRPSIGSSLQPSPSATSFNPVPAPAPPPPPQCAAAPPPPPPPGGGGGPAPPPPPPPPLGRAPPPPPPPMAGGPPAPPAPPAPPAPHLLSAQPNANGSLARSKTPDEQIVIVKPLPQQETPVPRAKMKTINWNKIPPQRVLGKQNIWSIVADSHQDSPMADLNWDEMEGLFCLQTQMHGSPKLGHRGAANGGEGGGGGGASNGTDMPDARKSRKENEITLLDGKRSLNVNIFLKQFRTTNEDIIQLIRNGEHEDIGAEKLRGLLKLLPEVDELEMLRAFDGDNNRLGNAEKFLLQLVQVPNYKLRIESMLLKEEFKANLMYLEPNIHAMLYAGEDLMNNKALQEVLYMVVVAGNFLNSGGYAGNAAGVKLSSLQKLTDIRANKPGMNLIHFVALQAEKKNSALLEFPGQLTMLENATKTTVEQISNEVNAIDNRIKKIKKQIELPKTEEDIKFQMEEFLSAAEQDVIMLQRALKQLEAMRLQLAEFFCEDMGTFKMEECFKIFHNFSEKFQHAVKDNEKRRVQEEQALIRRKQREETLRRRQSNQPGTPVSDSEGSLLLDASQYDLRYSPAMSRRRLGSFNSNGDALLLRDECASPDITPNGSLRRRRSRVLSEEDEGNLMDFLRSSGHESSNRERKSAAYGSLDRSWARRARSGSGSKKRPDLLNVQFGADRERPSSPSPLAESKPLAVEEHKPRISREWRQKIESWLQANEQDERQNDDYKKKLKRVAANRRSYETDNESDRGSKLDPLPEEKPPTVMSPEPTPGPRMGAAGGQDRPAAAAAAGSPTAPTGSADQQQLFGGPMTYKRVYPNWRPGTSLEQTDVVGTIEALTGAASPDADKSTWRKSVLNTASSVDSADDLANQRYRRQRSREGPNPSSNLQSILEEDKRKNIIQSLGERPPSDRLQIYIRRGSDNPQATTPSDSSPPSTVGGKRETGGEEHKQSIYIRQPAADKQQQHGASAGTPSTISSSTASTISGSELAVPGGGDTSTSPSSTAAVAPPPRRTRRAHHVYDESTNNKIEIDSDNIETPPSIRRNVGGMGTATGGSSTAATGGGSCRRLHHPNDAKDPLTAPDSGKGSSLAGDGTGAEVLGDGQFDRFSSARRTRRFKRPIDLGASGAGSGNETTTTTATTASPSPDSLPDSAAQSPLLAAGNGPPLPASKDTTKHEQEQRLKRWQDKLKSSTDAGKTIGSGSLTGRESPRSHAETVLNRASKVGRTISRISQEDVREAIRSLKSPTPERTWSPTKDIHQQQQQQHHVKGAPVTHELNDEGFEETQSLVSDTPSQGKDSVSSCNDYGSDTKSKRVVAVTGSPAKPPTTNLKTSRTGSPSMASLLMVKNGSTGLERSRSLRAPPSAGSPAPASKNLLPRRTASMRRSATGSTTSVDGSAPSLLRPIARQAQDVERSNSRTSLRSSRSSLSSAVSTNTVRKVPPPVRTGPAGSSTIYTKTFTPLSTTATSTLSANSSPSKRPLGTATSGNIAHRGAPASRSSSSGSSIGPSATVVRKPPAKSAMAAKENQLHSSTSTGRLPPGSGKSTSSGSLTGSGTGGGGGVSPTPASGRQSVTGQHQAAVTGRRTSGFMRPTTSSATKVKAAK, from the exons GTCGCCGGCACACCGCAAGCAACGCCATTTCTAAGCATACTTCAGCACCTGCTGCAGATTGACCCGAAGGAGCAGATCAGCGACATCGTCTGGGACACGGCGGAGACGCTCGTGCACCGGGCGACCCTGCTCGAGGACAAGGAAGCGTCCGCCCGCCTGCTCCGTGCGCCGAGCGTGCAGAAGTTCTTCACCTGCCCGCACTGCCGGGGCGACCTGAGCGGCGGTCCCGCTCGCCGCCCCTCGATCGGCAGCTCGCTGCAGCCGTCGCCCAGCGCCACCTCCTTCAATCCGGTGCCGGCGCCggcgccgccaccaccgccccaGTGCGCTGCGGCCCCGCCCCCTCCACCACcgcccggtggtggtggcggtccCGCTCCACCGCCTCCACCTCCGCCACCGCTTGGTCGTGCGCCGCCTCCACCCCCGCCACCGATGGCCGGGGGGCCACCGGCACCACCGGCACCGCCGGCCCCGCCCGCCCCGCACCTGCTCTCTGCGCAGCCGAATGCGAACGGGTCGCTCGCCCGCTCGAAAACGCCGGACGAGCAGATCGTGATCGTGAAGCCGCTGCCGCAGCAGGAAACGCCCGTGCCGCGGGCCAAGATGAAGACGATCAACTGGAACAAGATACCGCCCCAGCGGGTGCTGGGCAAGCAGAACATCTGGTCGATCGTGGCCGACTCGCACCAGGACAGCCCGATGGCCGACCTGAACTGGGACGAGATGGAGGGACTGTTCTGTCTGCAGACGCAGATGCACGGTTCGCCCAAGCTCGGCCATCGTGGGGCGGCGAACGGCGGCgaaggcggtggtggtggtggtgcgagcAACGGTACCGATATGCCCGATGCGCGCAAATCGAGAAAGGAAAACGAAATCACGCTGCTGGATGGGAAGCGCAGCCTGAACGTGAACATCTTCCTGAAGCAGTTCCGCACGACGAACGAGGACATCATACAGCTGATAAGGAATGGCGAGCACGAGGACATCGGGGCGGAGAAGCTGCGCGgcctgctgaagctgctgccgGAGGTGGACGAGCTGGAGATGCTGCGTGCGTTCGACGGCGACAACAACAGGCTGGGCAATGCGGAGAAGtttctgctgcagctggtACAAGTGCCTAA TTACAAGTTAAGAATCGAAAGCATGCTGCTGAAGGAAGAGTTCAAGGCGAATCTGATGTATCTGGAGCCAAACATACACGCCATGCTTTATGCTGGTGAAG ATCTGATGAACAACAAGGCGCTCCAGGAGGTGCTGTACATGGTCGTGGTTGCCGGGAACTTCCTTAACTCGGGCGGATACGCGGGCAATGCGGCTGGCGTGAAGCTGTCCTCGTTGCAGAAGCTGACCGACATCCGCGCGAACAAGCCGGGCATGAACCTGATCCACTTCGTCGCACTGCAGGCGGAGAAGAAGAATTCCGCACTGCTGGAGTTCCCCGGCCAGCTTACGATGCTGGAAAATGCGACCAA AACCACTGTCGAGCAGATCAGCAACGAGGTGAACGCGATCGACAATCGCATCAAAAAGATCAAGAAACAGATCGAGCTGCCGAAGACGGAGGAAGACATCAAGTTCCAGATGGAGGAGTTCCTGAGC GCAGCGGAGCAGGACGTAATAATGCTGCAGCGAGCGCTGAAGCAGCTGGAAGCGATGCGCCTCCAGCTGGCCGAGTTCTTCTGCGAGGATATGGGCACGTTCAAGATGGAGGAATGTTTCAAGATTTTCCACAACTTTAGCGAAAAGTTCCAGCACGCGGTGAAGGACAACGAGAAGCGCCGGGTGCAGGAAGAGCAAGCGCTGATACGCAGGAAGCAGCGGGAGGAAACGCTTCGAAGAAGGCAAT CGAATCAACCCGGAACGCCCGTGTCCGATTCGGAGGGTAGCCTGCTGCTGGATGCCTCGCAGTACGATCTGCGCTACAGCCCAGCAATGTCCCGGCGGCGTCTCGGGTCGTTCAACAGTAACGGcgacgcgctgctgctgcgggatGAGTGTGCCTCGCCGGACATCACGCCGAACGGCAGCCTGCGAAGACGCCGCAGCCGCGTACTGTCGGAGGAGGACGAAGGCAATCTCATGGACTTTCTGCGCTCGTCCGGGCACGAGAGCAGCAACCGGGAGCGCAAGTCGGCCGCGTACGGCAGCCTGGACCGGTCGTGGGCGCGTCGGGCCCGCTcgggcagcggcagcaagaAGCGGCCGGACCTGCTGAACGTCCAGTTCGGTGCGGACCGGGAACGACCCAGCTCGCCTTCGCCGCTGGCCGAATCGAAGCCGCTCGCGGTGGAAGAACACAAACCAAG AATTTCCAGAGAATGGCGGCAAAAGATCGAATCCTGGCTGCAGGCGAACGAGCAGGACGAGCGGCAGAACGACGACTACAAGAAGAAGCTGAAGCGGGTTGCCGCCAACCGGCGCTCCTACGAAACGGACAACGAGAGCGACCGGGGCAGCAAGTTGGACCCGCTGCCGGAGGAGAAACCGCCGACGGTAATGTCGCCCGAACCGACGCCCGGCCCGCGAATGGGGGCGGCGGGCGGACAGGACCGGCCGgcagctgccgccgccgccggatCACCCACAGCACCCACCGGCTCcgccgaccagcagcagctgttcgGTGGGCCGATGACGTACAAGCGGGTCTATCCGAACTGGCGCCCGGGGACGTCCCTTGAGCAGACGGATGTCGTCGGTACGATAGAGGCCTTGACAG GTGCGGCCTCACCGGATGCGGACAAGTCGACGTGGCGCAAATCCGTCCTAAACACCGCCAGCAGCGTGGACAGTGCGGACGACCTGGCGAACCAGCGCTACCGCCGGCAGCGTTCCCGCGAAGGTCCCAACCCGAGCTCCAACCTGCAGTCCATCCTCGAGGAGGACAAGCGCAAAAACATCATCCAGTCGTTGGGCGAGCGGCCACCGTCCGATCGGTTGCAGATCTACATCCGGCGCGGTTCGGACAATCCGCAGGCCACCACACCGTCGGACAGTTCGCCCCCTTCCACGGTCGGTGGCAAACGAGAGACGGGCGGGGAGGAGCACAAGCAGTCGATCTACATTCGACAGCCGGCAGCagacaagcagcagcaacatggtGCTTCTGCTGGCACGCCCTCCACCATATCGTCCAGCACGGCCAGCACCATCTCCGGCTCGGAGCTGGCGGTCCCTGGGGGTGGCGATACCAGCACATCGCCCTCCTCGACTGCGGCTGTGGCGCCACCGCCCCGACGCACTCGCCGAGCACACCACGTGTACGACGAGTCCACCAATAACAAGATCGAGATTGATTCGGACAACATCGAGACACCGCCATCGATCCGGCGCAACGTGGGAGGCATGGGCACGGCGACGGGCGGGTCGAGCACTGCCGCCACGGGTGGTGGTTCCTGCCGCCGGTTGCACCATCCGAACGACGCGAAGGATCCGCTGACGGCGCCGGATTCGGGCAAGGGTTCGTCGCTGGCCGGTGACGGTACCGGCGCGGAAGTGCTCGGCGACGGTCAGTTCGATCGGTTCTCCTCGGCCCGCCGTACGCGCCGCTTCAAGCGCCCGATCGATCTGGGCGCGTCCGGGGCGGGCAGCGGCAACGAAACTACCACTACCACGGCTACTACCGCGTCGCCATCGCCCGACTCCCTGCCCGACAGTGCGGCACAGAGTCCACTGCTGGCGGCCGGCAACGGGCCGCCCCTGCCCGCCAGCAAAGACACCACAAAGCACGAGCAGGAGCAGCGCCTGAAGCGTTGGCAGGACAAGCTGAAATCCTCGACCGACGCCGGCAAAACGATCGGGTCCGGGTCGCTGACGGGGCGGGAATCGCCCCGCTCGCACGCCGAAACCGTCCTCAATCGGGCGAGCAAGGTCGGGCGCACGATCAGCCGCATCAGCCAGGAGGACGTGCGGGAAGCGATCCGCAGCCTGAAGTCCCCAACGCCCGAACGCACCTGGAGCCCCACGAAGGACattcaccagcagcaacagcagcagcaccacgtgAAGGGTGCGCCCGTAACGCACGAACTCAACGACGAGGGTTTCGAGGAAACGCAAAGCCTCGTCTCGGACACACCCTCCCAGGGCAAGGACAGTGTGTCGTCCTGCAACGACTACGGGTCCGATACGAAGAGCAAACGGGTCGTGGCGGTGACCGGCTCGCCGGCCAAACCACCCACCACCAACCTGAAGACGAGCCGCACCGGCAGCCCGAGCATGGCCAGCCTGCTGATGGTGAAGAACGGCAGCACGGGGCTGGAGCGTAGCCGGTCGCTGCGTGCACCGCCCAGCGCTGGCAGTCCGGCGCCAGCGTCCAAGAATCTCTTGCCCCGCCGCACGGCCTCGATGCGAAGGAGCGCCACCGGGTCGACTACCAGCGTGGACGGGTCGGCGCCGAGCCTGCTGCGACCGATCGCCCGCCAAGCGCAGGACGTCGAGCGCAGCAACTCGCGCACCAGCCTGCGCTCGTCCCGCTCGTCCCTGAGCAGTGCCGTGTCGACCAATACCGTCCGCAAAGTGCCGCCACCGGTGCGCACCGGCCctgccggcagcagcaccatctaCACCAAGACATTCACTCCGCTCTCTACGACCGCGACGTCCACGCTTTCGGCCAACAGTTCGCCCTCGAAACGACCGCTCGGCACCGCTACCTCGGGCAACATCGCGCACCGAGGGGCACCGGCCAGTCGCAGCAGCTCCAGCGGCTCGAGCATCGGTCCGAGCGCGACCGTTGTGCGCAAACCGCCGGCCAAGTCGGCGATGGCGGCCAAGGAGAACCAGCTGCACAGCTCGACGTCGACTGGCCGGTTACCCCCGGGCAGCGGGAAGTCgaccagcagcggcagcctGACCGGTTCGGGcactggcggtggtggtggtgtaagTCCCACGCCAGCCTCCGGGCGTCAGTCGGTCACCGGACAGCATCAGGCGGCGGTGACCGGCCGACGTACCAGCGGCTTCATGCGCCCAACTACCTCCAGTGCCACCAAAGTGAAGGCGGCCAAGTAA
- the LOC120948956 gene encoding uncharacterized protein LOC120948956 isoform X3, whose product MAVMLQPQGLGGFRAPPGDASCVSSPRIMVNDVFFNSEQELSSLEHEKETQETIEEFVEGLNLIPVLNNLRRTASSVPDIASQLEVFDEQQECDVSQSLQVPDGIDLNSHLDVFNAILAQVAGTPQATPFLSILQHLLQIDPKEQISDIVWDTAETLVHRATLLEDKEASARLLRAPSVQKFFTCPHCRGDLSGGPARRPSIGSSLQPSPSATSFNPVPAPAPPPPPQCAAAPPPPPPPGGGGGPAPPPPPPPPLGRAPPPPPPPMAGGPPAPPAPPAPPAPHLLSAQPNANGSLARSKTPDEQIVIVKPLPQQETPVPRAKMKTINWNKIPPQRVLGKQNIWSIVADSHQDSPMADLNWDEMEGLFCLQTQMHGSPKLGHRGAANGGEGGGGGGASNGTDMPDARKSRKENEITLLDGKRSLNVNIFLKQFRTTNEDIIQLIRNGEHEDIGAEKLRGLLKLLPEVDELEMLRAFDGDNNRLGNAEKFLLQLVQVPNYKLRIESMLLKEEFKANLMYLEPNIHAMLYAGEDLMNNKALQEVLYMVVVAGNFLNSGGYAGNAAGVKLSSLQKLTDIRANKPGMNLIHFVALQAEKKNSALLEFPGQLTMLENATKTTVEQISNEVNAIDNRIKKIKKQIELPKTEEDIKFQMEEFLSAAEQDVIMLQRALKQLEAMRLQLAEFFCEDMGTFKMEECFKIFHNFSEKFQHAVKDNEKRRVQEEQALIRRKQREETLRRRQSNQPGTPVSDSEGSLLLDASQYDLRYSPAMSRRRLGSFNSNGDALLLRDECASPDITPNGSLRRRRSRVLSEEDEGNLMDFLRSSGHESSNRERKSAAYGSLDRSWARRARSGSGSKKRPDLLNVQFGADRERPSSPSPLAESKPLAVEEHKPRISREWRQKIESWLQANEQDERQNDDYKKKLKRVAANRRSYETDNESDRGSKLDPLPEEKPPTVMSPEPTPGPRMGAAGGQDRPAAAAAAGSPTAPTGSADQQQLFGGPMTYKRVYPNWRPGTSLEQTDVVGTIEALTGAASPDADKSTWRKSVLNTASSVDSADDLANQRYRRQRSREGPNPSSNLQSILEEDKRKNIIQSLGERPPSDRLQIYIRRGSDNPQATTPSDSSPPSTVGGKRETGGEEHKQSIYIRQPAADKQQQHGASAGTPSTISSSTASTISGSELAVPGGGDTSTSPSSTAAVAPPPRRTRRAHHVYDESTNNKIEIDSDNIETPPSIRRNVGGMGTATGGSSTAATGGGSCRRLHHPNDAKDPLTAPDSGKGSSLAGDGTGAEVLGDGQFDRFSSARRTRRFKRPIDLGASGAGSGNETTTTTATTASPSPDSLPDSAAQSPLLAAGNGPPLPASKDTTKHEQEQRLKRWQDKLKSSTDAGKTIGSGSLTGRESPRSHAETVLNRASKVGRTISRISQEDVREAIRSLKSPTPERTWSPTKDIHQQQQQQHHVKGAPVTHELNDEGFEETQSLVSDTPSQGKDSVSSCNDYGSDTKSKRVVAVTGSPAKPPTTNLKTSRTGSPSMASLLMVKNGSTGLERSRSLRAPPSAGSPAPASKNLLPRRTASMRRSATGSTTSVDGSAPSLLRPIARQAQDVERSNSRTSLRSSRSSLSSAVSTNTVRKVPPPVRTGPAGSSTIYTKTFTPLSTTATSTLSANSSPSKRPLGTATSGNIAHRGAPASRSSSSGSSIGPSATVVRKPPAKSAMAAKENQLHSSTSTGRLPPGSGKSTSSGSLTGSGTGGGGGVSPTPASGRQSVTGQHQAAVTGRRTSGFMRPTTSSATKVKAAK is encoded by the exons GTCGCCGGCACACCGCAAGCAACGCCATTTCTAAGCATACTTCAGCACCTGCTGCAGATTGACCCGAAGGAGCAGATCAGCGACATCGTCTGGGACACGGCGGAGACGCTCGTGCACCGGGCGACCCTGCTCGAGGACAAGGAAGCGTCCGCCCGCCTGCTCCGTGCGCCGAGCGTGCAGAAGTTCTTCACCTGCCCGCACTGCCGGGGCGACCTGAGCGGCGGTCCCGCTCGCCGCCCCTCGATCGGCAGCTCGCTGCAGCCGTCGCCCAGCGCCACCTCCTTCAATCCGGTGCCGGCGCCggcgccgccaccaccgccccaGTGCGCTGCGGCCCCGCCCCCTCCACCACcgcccggtggtggtggcggtccCGCTCCACCGCCTCCACCTCCGCCACCGCTTGGTCGTGCGCCGCCTCCACCCCCGCCACCGATGGCCGGGGGGCCACCGGCACCACCGGCACCGCCGGCCCCGCCCGCCCCGCACCTGCTCTCTGCGCAGCCGAATGCGAACGGGTCGCTCGCCCGCTCGAAAACGCCGGACGAGCAGATCGTGATCGTGAAGCCGCTGCCGCAGCAGGAAACGCCCGTGCCGCGGGCCAAGATGAAGACGATCAACTGGAACAAGATACCGCCCCAGCGGGTGCTGGGCAAGCAGAACATCTGGTCGATCGTGGCCGACTCGCACCAGGACAGCCCGATGGCCGACCTGAACTGGGACGAGATGGAGGGACTGTTCTGTCTGCAGACGCAGATGCACGGTTCGCCCAAGCTCGGCCATCGTGGGGCGGCGAACGGCGGCgaaggcggtggtggtggtggtgcgagcAACGGTACCGATATGCCCGATGCGCGCAAATCGAGAAAGGAAAACGAAATCACGCTGCTGGATGGGAAGCGCAGCCTGAACGTGAACATCTTCCTGAAGCAGTTCCGCACGACGAACGAGGACATCATACAGCTGATAAGGAATGGCGAGCACGAGGACATCGGGGCGGAGAAGCTGCGCGgcctgctgaagctgctgccgGAGGTGGACGAGCTGGAGATGCTGCGTGCGTTCGACGGCGACAACAACAGGCTGGGCAATGCGGAGAAGtttctgctgcagctggtACAAGTGCCTAA TTACAAGTTAAGAATCGAAAGCATGCTGCTGAAGGAAGAGTTCAAGGCGAATCTGATGTATCTGGAGCCAAACATACACGCCATGCTTTATGCTGGTGAAG ATCTGATGAACAACAAGGCGCTCCAGGAGGTGCTGTACATGGTCGTGGTTGCCGGGAACTTCCTTAACTCGGGCGGATACGCGGGCAATGCGGCTGGCGTGAAGCTGTCCTCGTTGCAGAAGCTGACCGACATCCGCGCGAACAAGCCGGGCATGAACCTGATCCACTTCGTCGCACTGCAGGCGGAGAAGAAGAATTCCGCACTGCTGGAGTTCCCCGGCCAGCTTACGATGCTGGAAAATGCGACCAA AACCACTGTCGAGCAGATCAGCAACGAGGTGAACGCGATCGACAATCGCATCAAAAAGATCAAGAAACAGATCGAGCTGCCGAAGACGGAGGAAGACATCAAGTTCCAGATGGAGGAGTTCCTGAGC GCAGCGGAGCAGGACGTAATAATGCTGCAGCGAGCGCTGAAGCAGCTGGAAGCGATGCGCCTCCAGCTGGCCGAGTTCTTCTGCGAGGATATGGGCACGTTCAAGATGGAGGAATGTTTCAAGATTTTCCACAACTTTAGCGAAAAGTTCCAGCACGCGGTGAAGGACAACGAGAAGCGCCGGGTGCAGGAAGAGCAAGCGCTGATACGCAGGAAGCAGCGGGAGGAAACGCTTCGAAGAAGGCAAT CGAATCAACCCGGAACGCCCGTGTCCGATTCGGAGGGTAGCCTGCTGCTGGATGCCTCGCAGTACGATCTGCGCTACAGCCCAGCAATGTCCCGGCGGCGTCTCGGGTCGTTCAACAGTAACGGcgacgcgctgctgctgcgggatGAGTGTGCCTCGCCGGACATCACGCCGAACGGCAGCCTGCGAAGACGCCGCAGCCGCGTACTGTCGGAGGAGGACGAAGGCAATCTCATGGACTTTCTGCGCTCGTCCGGGCACGAGAGCAGCAACCGGGAGCGCAAGTCGGCCGCGTACGGCAGCCTGGACCGGTCGTGGGCGCGTCGGGCCCGCTcgggcagcggcagcaagaAGCGGCCGGACCTGCTGAACGTCCAGTTCGGTGCGGACCGGGAACGACCCAGCTCGCCTTCGCCGCTGGCCGAATCGAAGCCGCTCGCGGTGGAAGAACACAAACCAAG AATTTCCAGAGAATGGCGGCAAAAGATCGAATCCTGGCTGCAGGCGAACGAGCAGGACGAGCGGCAGAACGACGACTACAAGAAGAAGCTGAAGCGGGTTGCCGCCAACCGGCGCTCCTACGAAACGGACAACGAGAGCGACCGGGGCAGCAAGTTGGACCCGCTGCCGGAGGAGAAACCGCCGACGGTAATGTCGCCCGAACCGACGCCCGGCCCGCGAATGGGGGCGGCGGGCGGACAGGACCGGCCGgcagctgccgccgccgccggatCACCCACAGCACCCACCGGCTCcgccgaccagcagcagctgttcgGTGGGCCGATGACGTACAAGCGGGTCTATCCGAACTGGCGCCCGGGGACGTCCCTTGAGCAGACGGATGTCGTCGGTACGATAGAGGCCTTGACAG GTGCGGCCTCACCGGATGCGGACAAGTCGACGTGGCGCAAATCCGTCCTAAACACCGCCAGCAGCGTGGACAGTGCGGACGACCTGGCGAACCAGCGCTACCGCCGGCAGCGTTCCCGCGAAGGTCCCAACCCGAGCTCCAACCTGCAGTCCATCCTCGAGGAGGACAAGCGCAAAAACATCATCCAGTCGTTGGGCGAGCGGCCACCGTCCGATCGGTTGCAGATCTACATCCGGCGCGGTTCGGACAATCCGCAGGCCACCACACCGTCGGACAGTTCGCCCCCTTCCACGGTCGGTGGCAAACGAGAGACGGGCGGGGAGGAGCACAAGCAGTCGATCTACATTCGACAGCCGGCAGCagacaagcagcagcaacatggtGCTTCTGCTGGCACGCCCTCCACCATATCGTCCAGCACGGCCAGCACCATCTCCGGCTCGGAGCTGGCGGTCCCTGGGGGTGGCGATACCAGCACATCGCCCTCCTCGACTGCGGCTGTGGCGCCACCGCCCCGACGCACTCGCCGAGCACACCACGTGTACGACGAGTCCACCAATAACAAGATCGAGATTGATTCGGACAACATCGAGACACCGCCATCGATCCGGCGCAACGTGGGAGGCATGGGCACGGCGACGGGCGGGTCGAGCACTGCCGCCACGGGTGGTGGTTCCTGCCGCCGGTTGCACCATCCGAACGACGCGAAGGATCCGCTGACGGCGCCGGATTCGGGCAAGGGTTCGTCGCTGGCCGGTGACGGTACCGGCGCGGAAGTGCTCGGCGACGGTCAGTTCGATCGGTTCTCCTCGGCCCGCCGTACGCGCCGCTTCAAGCGCCCGATCGATCTGGGCGCGTCCGGGGCGGGCAGCGGCAACGAAACTACCACTACCACGGCTACTACCGCGTCGCCATCGCCCGACTCCCTGCCCGACAGTGCGGCACAGAGTCCACTGCTGGCGGCCGGCAACGGGCCGCCCCTGCCCGCCAGCAAAGACACCACAAAGCACGAGCAGGAGCAGCGCCTGAAGCGTTGGCAGGACAAGCTGAAATCCTCGACCGACGCCGGCAAAACGATCGGGTCCGGGTCGCTGACGGGGCGGGAATCGCCCCGCTCGCACGCCGAAACCGTCCTCAATCGGGCGAGCAAGGTCGGGCGCACGATCAGCCGCATCAGCCAGGAGGACGTGCGGGAAGCGATCCGCAGCCTGAAGTCCCCAACGCCCGAACGCACCTGGAGCCCCACGAAGGACattcaccagcagcaacagcagcagcaccacgtgAAGGGTGCGCCCGTAACGCACGAACTCAACGACGAGGGTTTCGAGGAAACGCAAAGCCTCGTCTCGGACACACCCTCCCAGGGCAAGGACAGTGTGTCGTCCTGCAACGACTACGGGTCCGATACGAAGAGCAAACGGGTCGTGGCGGTGACCGGCTCGCCGGCCAAACCACCCACCACCAACCTGAAGACGAGCCGCACCGGCAGCCCGAGCATGGCCAGCCTGCTGATGGTGAAGAACGGCAGCACGGGGCTGGAGCGTAGCCGGTCGCTGCGTGCACCGCCCAGCGCTGGCAGTCCGGCGCCAGCGTCCAAGAATCTCTTGCCCCGCCGCACGGCCTCGATGCGAAGGAGCGCCACCGGGTCGACTACCAGCGTGGACGGGTCGGCGCCGAGCCTGCTGCGACCGATCGCCCGCCAAGCGCAGGACGTCGAGCGCAGCAACTCGCGCACCAGCCTGCGCTCGTCCCGCTCGTCCCTGAGCAGTGCCGTGTCGACCAATACCGTCCGCAAAGTGCCGCCACCGGTGCGCACCGGCCctgccggcagcagcaccatctaCACCAAGACATTCACTCCGCTCTCTACGACCGCGACGTCCACGCTTTCGGCCAACAGTTCGCCCTCGAAACGACCGCTCGGCACCGCTACCTCGGGCAACATCGCGCACCGAGGGGCACCGGCCAGTCGCAGCAGCTCCAGCGGCTCGAGCATCGGTCCGAGCGCGACCGTTGTGCGCAAACCGCCGGCCAAGTCGGCGATGGCGGCCAAGGAGAACCAGCTGCACAGCTCGACGTCGACTGGCCGGTTACCCCCGGGCAGCGGGAAGTCgaccagcagcggcagcctGACCGGTTCGGGcactggcggtggtggtggtgtaagTCCCACGCCAGCCTCCGGGCGTCAGTCGGTCACCGGACAGCATCAGGCGGCGGTGACCGGCCGACGTACCAGCGGCTTCATGCGCCCAACTACCTCCAGTGCCACCAAAGTGAAGGCGGCCAAGTAA